The Deltaproteobacteria bacterium genome includes a region encoding these proteins:
- a CDS encoding magnesium transporter — MEPLAQTEAMPRPGTEPEIGFLYLSLLLGKAVHDAHGLLVGQLSDVAVSVGEMFPPVVGFVVQRGRWEPFPLTGRWADVAEIEGPVIRLSVGIQSLTPSKTEANGEVLVREFLLDKQIVDMSGAKVVRVNDVHFLKLGRLELRLAHVDVGTRGLVRRMGWEQALDALVRRVAPHAHYLKDERLIRWQYVQPVSLEPKAASLRLSVLQRQLSELHPADIAEILTELDGHERVSMFQSLDPETAADALAEVEDLRIQTQLIETVPPARAADILEEMPPDEAADLLGELPEEKTTALLKEMEREEAEEVRELLTYAPDTAGGMMTPEFVALPVDLSVADTFERLRQIAPDVEAIYYLFVVDGEGGLVGVLNLRHLILAEPSAHLRDIMIANPARVHHTDSRDTVAEIVEKYDLMALPVVDDGDVLVGMITVDDVVSHIAKQAWTRKLGR, encoded by the coding sequence ATGGAACCGCTGGCGCAGACCGAAGCCATGCCGCGGCCGGGCACGGAGCCGGAAATCGGTTTCTTGTACCTGTCGCTGCTGCTGGGAAAAGCGGTGCACGACGCCCACGGCCTGCTGGTGGGTCAGCTGAGCGACGTCGCGGTGTCCGTGGGCGAGATGTTTCCACCGGTGGTCGGCTTCGTGGTCCAGCGCGGGCGCTGGGAGCCCTTTCCGCTCACCGGCCGTTGGGCCGACGTGGCCGAGATCGAGGGGCCGGTGATCCGGCTGTCGGTCGGGATCCAGTCGCTGACGCCGTCGAAAACCGAGGCCAATGGCGAGGTGCTGGTCCGCGAGTTCCTGCTCGACAAACAGATCGTCGACATGAGCGGGGCAAAGGTGGTGCGGGTCAATGACGTGCACTTTCTCAAGCTCGGGCGTCTGGAGCTGCGGCTGGCGCATGTTGATGTCGGCACCCGCGGCCTGGTGCGCCGCATGGGATGGGAGCAGGCGCTCGACGCCTTGGTGCGCCGGGTGGCCCCGCACGCCCATTACCTGAAGGACGAGCGGCTGATCCGCTGGCAGTATGTACAGCCGGTCTCGCTCGAACCCAAGGCCGCTAGCCTGCGCCTGAGCGTGTTGCAGCGCCAGCTCTCGGAGCTGCATCCGGCCGACATCGCCGAGATTCTCACCGAGCTCGACGGCCACGAGCGGGTGTCGATGTTCCAATCCCTCGATCCGGAGACCGCGGCCGACGCGCTCGCCGAGGTGGAAGACCTGCGCATCCAGACCCAGCTGATCGAGACCGTGCCGCCCGCGCGCGCGGCCGATATCCTCGAGGAAATGCCGCCGGACGAGGCCGCCGACCTGCTCGGCGAGTTGCCCGAGGAGAAGACCACCGCCCTGCTCAAGGAGATGGAGCGGGAAGAGGCCGAGGAGGTGCGCGAACTGCTCACTTATGCGCCCGACACCGCCGGTGGCATGATGACACCGGAGTTCGTCGCCCTGCCGGTGGACCTCAGCGTCGCCGACACCTTCGAGCGCCTGCGCCAGATCGCACCCGATGTCGAGGCGATCTATTATCTCTTCGTGGTCGACGGCGAGGGCGGCCTGGTCGGGGTCCTCAATCTGCGCCACCTGATCCTGGCCGAGCCGAGCGCGCACTTGCGCGACATCATGATCGCCAACCCCGCCCGTGTGCACCACACCGACAGCCGCGACACCGTCGCCGAAATTGTCGAGAAGTACGACCTGATGGCCTTGCCCGTGGTCGATGACGGCGACGTGCTCGTCGGCATGATCACGGTGGATGACGTGGTCAGCCACATCGCGAAGCAAGCATGGACGCGCAAGCTGGGGCGCTGA